From Salinirubellus salinus, the proteins below share one genomic window:
- a CDS encoding geranylgeranylglyceryl/heptaprenylglyceryl phosphate synthase: MNADEFAVRVGRAVETARLGVRAFLPVDTNRVPAAWTHVTKVDPEEAKRLPLAYPFYLGHTSAVSVGGSADVTGENTEETFRLLEYGPVPAIHEPSGPRHVTDATRDACHFLAVPEVLNGDSEALIGTLGAGAEYIRDELAPSEIREKLPWLPGFLRDRLAEFATGWLLADAVFEAYIIQNPDSAAAREGGVDPEDVLEADEAGRRALAAEMHLESDLIYLEYSGTFGGADAAAELEAIDANTNWSRVWYGGGLDSFDRVERVREAGADAVVVGDVFHDVAEAELELREAAREGLDADAGRADVEAFVDERFDPEGAPVRYLDTCGVREPERVAKEYLVLGVEISRALETGDVEVVAGTYDGVLDSSAARRLAKELERTVDGEAAADDAFGHLGL, translated from the coding sequence ATGAACGCCGACGAGTTCGCGGTCCGTGTCGGGCGTGCGGTGGAGACCGCGCGTCTCGGCGTCCGGGCGTTCCTCCCGGTGGACACGAACCGCGTGCCGGCCGCGTGGACCCACGTGACGAAGGTCGACCCCGAGGAGGCCAAGCGCCTGCCGCTGGCGTACCCGTTCTATCTCGGCCACACGAGCGCCGTCTCCGTCGGTGGGTCGGCCGACGTGACGGGCGAGAACACCGAGGAGACGTTCCGACTGCTGGAGTACGGCCCCGTCCCGGCCATCCACGAGCCGTCCGGCCCGCGCCACGTCACCGACGCGACGCGCGACGCCTGTCACTTCCTCGCGGTCCCAGAGGTGCTCAACGGCGACAGCGAGGCCCTCATCGGGACGCTGGGTGCCGGTGCCGAGTACATCCGCGACGAGCTGGCGCCCAGCGAGATCCGCGAGAAACTCCCGTGGCTTCCCGGCTTCCTCCGGGACAGGCTGGCCGAGTTCGCCACCGGGTGGCTGCTGGCCGACGCCGTCTTCGAGGCCTACATCATCCAGAACCCGGACTCGGCCGCCGCGCGCGAGGGCGGGGTCGACCCGGAGGACGTCCTCGAGGCCGACGAGGCGGGGCGTCGCGCGCTGGCCGCCGAGATGCACCTCGAGTCCGACCTGATATATCTGGAGTACTCGGGGACGTTCGGTGGTGCGGACGCGGCGGCGGAACTTGAGGCCATAGACGCCAACACGAACTGGTCGCGGGTGTGGTACGGGGGCGGCCTCGACTCGTTCGACCGGGTCGAACGGGTGCGCGAGGCCGGCGCGGACGCCGTCGTCGTCGGCGACGTGTTCCACGACGTGGCCGAAGCGGAACTCGAACTCCGCGAGGCCGCCCGCGAGGGACTCGACGCCGACGCGGGCCGTGCCGACGTCGAGGCCTTCGTCGACGAGCGGTTCGACCCCGAAGGGGCGCCCGTGCGCTACCTCGACACCTGCGGGGTGCGGGAGCCCGAACGCGTCGCGAAGGAGTACCTCGTCCTCGGCGTCGAGATCTCACGGGCGCTGGAGACGGGCGACGTGGAGGTTGTCGCCGGGACCTACGACGGAGTACTCGACTCGTCGGCCGCCCGCCGACTCGCGAAGGAACTGGAACGGACCGTCGACGGGGAGGCGGCGGCCGACGACGCGTTCGGCCACCTCGGTCTATAG